Proteins encoded together in one Camelina sativa cultivar DH55 chromosome 9, Cs, whole genome shotgun sequence window:
- the LOC104710690 gene encoding transcription factor MYB35-like: MGRPPCCDKSNVKKGLWTEEEDAKILAYVAIHGVGNWSLIPKKAGLNRCGKSCRLRWTNYLRPDLKHDSFSPQEEELIIQCHRAIGSRWSSIARKLPGRTDNDVKNHWNTKLKKKLMKMGIDPVTHKPVSQVVLEFRNISGHGHENASFKTEPSNNSILTQSNSSAWETMRNTTMSHETYYNNSPMIFTNPASSEFQTTPFHFSNHSNHLLNGTTSSCSSSSSSASITQPNQGAQTPGTNFCWNDYLLSDPVLPQNSQTQVVGSSATSNLTFAQNEHHINSLAECSSHNNIDTNASGTSHSASSFVDEILDKDQEMLSQFPQLLNDFDY; encoded by the exons ATGGGAAGGCCACCATGTTGTGACAAATCCAATGTCAAGAAAGGTCTCTGGACCGAGGAAGAAGACGCTAAGATCCTTGCTTATGTTGCTATCCATGGTGTAGGGAACTGGAGTTTGATCCCCAAGAAAGCAg GCTTGAATCGATGTGGGAAGAGCTGTAGACTGAGATGGACTAATTACTTAAGACCTGACCTTAAACATGACAGCTTCTCTcctcaagaagaagagcttatTATTCAGTGTCACAGAGCCATTGGCAGCAG GTGGTCTTCGATTGCGCGAAAGCTTCCAGGGAGAACGGATAACGATGTGAAGAACCACTGGAACacgaagctgaagaagaagctgatgaaaATGGGAATAGATCCGGTGACTCATAAACCAGTGTCTCAGGTCGTTTTAGAATTCAGAAACATTAGTGGCCATGGCCATGAAAATGCATCCTTCAAAACAGAACCATCGAACAACTCTATACTCACACAATCCAACTCATCAGCCTGGGAAACGATGAGGAACACAACAATGAGCCATGAGACATATTACAACAACTCTCCTATGATCTTTACTAATCCGGCTTCATCCGAATTCCAAACTACTCCATTCCATTTCTCTAACCACTCAAATCATTTGCTCAATGGAACCACATCTTCatgctcttcatcatcatcatccgctAGTATCACTCAGCCAAACCAAGGGGCTCAAACACCGGGTACTAACTTCTGCTGGAATGATTACCTTCTCTCGGATCCGGTCTTACCTCAGAACTCTCAGACACAAGTAGTGGGATCCTCAGCTACTAGTAACCTCACTTTTGCGCAAAACGAGCATCATATCAACAGCCTAGCCGAATGCAGCTCTCATAACAACATCGATACAAACGCCTCGGGAACAAGTCATTCCGCAAGTTCATTTGTTGATGAGATATTGGATAAGGACCAAGAAATGCTGTCACAGTTTCCTCAACTCTTGAATGATTTCGACTATTAG
- the LOC104710691 gene encoding probable prolyl 4-hydroxylase 7 isoform X1: MDSRIFLAFSLCFLLILPKFSSAPTRFFTRSSNNNRDGSVIKMKTSASSFGFDPTRVTQLSWTPRAFLYKGFLTDEECDHFIKLAKGKLEKSMVADNDSGESVESEVRTSSGMFLSKRQDDIVSNVEAKLAAWTFLPEENGESMQILHYENGQKYEPHFDYFHDQANLELGGHRIATVLMYLSNVQKGGETVFPMWKGKTTQLKDDSWTECAKQGYAVKPRKGDALLFFNLHPNATTDPTSLHGSCPVVEGEKWSATRWIHVRSFDRAFNKKSGCVDENKSCEKWAKEGECQKNPTYMVGSENDHGYCRKSCKACSS; the protein is encoded by the exons ATGGATTCTCGGATTTTTCTCGCATTTTCCCTATGTTTTCTCTTGATTCTTCCTAAATTCTCATCTGCACCTACCCGTTTCTTTACTCGATCGAGTAACAACAACAG AGATGGGTCTGTGATTAAGATGAAAACGAgtgcttcttcttttggttttgatccAACTCGTGTTACTCAACTCTCTTGGACTCCTAG AGCTTTTTTGTATAAAGGGTTTCTTACTGATGAGGAGTGTGATCATTTTATCAAATTG GCAAAAGGAAAGCTTGAGAAGTCAATGGTGGCTGATAATGATTCTGGTGAGAGTGTAGAGAGTGAAGTACGGACTAGTTCTGGAATGTTTCTTTCTAAAAGACAg GATGATATAGTTTCTAATGTCGAGGCAAAACTTGCTGCGTGGACATTTCTTCCCGAAG AAAATGGGGAATCCATGCAAATATTGCACTATGAGAATGGTCAAAAATATGAACCCCATTTTGACTACTTTCACGATCAGGCCAATCTGGAGCTTGGTGGTCATCGGATCGCCACTGTATTGATGTACTTGTCCAATGTTCAAAAGGGAGGAGAGACGGTGTTTCCCATGTGGAAG GGCAAGACAACTCAACTGAAAGACGATAGCTGGACTGAATGTGCAAAACAAGGCTATGCTG TGAAACCGAGGAAAGGGGATGCATTACTATTCTTCAATCTTCATCCCAACGCAACCACAGATCCAACTAGTTTACATGGAAGCTGTCCAGTGGTTGAGGGAGAGAAATGGTCAGCAACCAGATGGATTCATGTAAGGTCATTCGACAGAGCGTTTAACAAGAAATCTGGGTGTGTGGACGAGAATAAGAGCTGCGAAAAATGGGCAAAGGAAGGGGAGTGCCAGAAGAATCCAACATACATGGTGGGTTCAGAAAATGACCATGGATACTGCAGAAAGAGTTGCAAAGCTTGCTCATcttaa